From one Fusobacterium mortiferum ATCC 9817 genomic stretch:
- a CDS encoding M20/M25/M40 family metallo-hydrolase, translated as MINRERMVENFINMAKISSPSLKEREVADYIKKELESIGLEVIEDNAGEKTGGNSGNIIGILRAPGKKKVLLSAHMDTVLPCDKVNPIIENGIIKSDGTTVLGGDDKAGIANIIEAIRVIKENNFDHPEIIVVCSIAEEIGLLGAKNFDIEKYAPDYSFILDSSGKPGIAIIQTPYSAKGEMKIIGKPAHAGIAPENGINALTVAAHAITKIKLGRIDSETTSNIGVVRGGEAVNIVMPEVTLHYEARSFSGEKLDSLLKETNDIFVEVAKEFGAEFENNVVKGYSGYHLDKNEDILKYFEKACMNAEVEYITKSTGGGSDSNIYNEKGYKALTIAVGMTKVHTKEEYIEIEDMVKTAKLVVEVLKEIA; from the coding sequence ATGATAAATAGAGAAAGAATGGTAGAGAATTTTATAAATATGGCAAAAATTTCTTCACCATCATTAAAAGAGAGAGAAGTAGCTGATTATATAAAAAAAGAATTAGAAAGTATTGGATTAGAGGTAATAGAAGATAATGCTGGGGAAAAAACTGGAGGAAATTCTGGAAATATAATAGGAATATTAAGAGCTCCTGGAAAGAAAAAGGTTTTATTAAGTGCACATATGGATACAGTCTTACCTTGTGATAAGGTAAATCCTATTATAGAAAATGGAATAATTAAAAGTGATGGAACTACTGTATTAGGTGGAGATGATAAAGCTGGAATAGCTAATATAATAGAGGCTATAAGAGTTATAAAAGAAAATAACTTTGATCATCCAGAAATAATAGTTGTGTGCTCAATAGCAGAAGAGATAGGGCTATTAGGAGCTAAAAATTTTGATATAGAAAAATATGCACCTGATTATTCATTTATTTTAGATTCAAGTGGAAAACCAGGGATAGCAATAATTCAAACTCCTTATTCTGCAAAAGGAGAGATGAAAATAATAGGAAAACCTGCTCATGCAGGAATAGCTCCAGAAAATGGAATAAATGCTCTTACAGTGGCAGCACATGCTATAACTAAAATAAAATTAGGAAGAATAGATAGTGAAACAACTTCTAATATTGGAGTAGTAAGAGGTGGCGAAGCTGTAAATATAGTTATGCCAGAAGTTACTCTTCACTATGAAGCAAGAAGTTTCTCAGGAGAAAAATTAGATAGTCTATTAAAAGAAACAAATGATATTTTTGTAGAGGTAGCAAAAGAGTTTGGTGCAGAGTTTGAAAATAATGTTGTAAAGGGATATTCTGGATATCATTTAGATAAAAATGAAGATATATTAAAATATTTTGAAAAAGCTTGTATGAATGCTGAGGTAGAGTATATAACTAAATCTACTGGTGGAGGAAGTGACTCTAATATCTATAATGAAAAAGGATACAAGGCTCTTACAATAGCTGTAGGAATGACAAAAGTTCATACAAAAGAAGAGTATATAGAGATAGAAGATATGGTAAAAACAGCAAAATTAGTTGTAGAAGTATTAAAGGAAATAGCATAA
- the mreC gene encoding rod shape-determining protein MreC — MFHKNKNSHSVKRRKIYIISLCLLFLFLVFKGAINQGIDLLSYIVFPVQRKIYQIGNYVKETKEAVISYQRVLEENRELKNEHIKYEMLVSYNKRLQEENKRLRDILGIKEEKKINLRVAKINFRNPSNLYVRFYINQGKKDGIKKNMIVLSGETLIGKIGRVYDDYSIVDMVTSENFNVSAMTESQMLGIIKGSDEDDGTLYFEANTFQNSIVVGEKVYTSGISEIYPKGLYIGKVSEIDNSDGEIFRSIKVKNDVDILNMTEVLILMLEDKKEEKNGKI, encoded by the coding sequence ATGTTTCATAAAAATAAAAATTCTCATAGTGTTAAGAGAAGAAAAATATATATAATTTCACTATGTCTACTCTTCCTTTTTTTAGTATTCAAAGGTGCTATTAATCAGGGAATTGATTTATTAAGTTATATTGTTTTTCCAGTGCAAAGAAAAATATATCAAATTGGAAATTATGTTAAGGAAACTAAAGAAGCTGTAATAAGTTATCAGAGAGTTTTAGAAGAGAATAGAGAGTTAAAAAATGAACATATAAAGTATGAGATGTTAGTATCTTATAATAAAAGATTACAAGAGGAAAATAAAAGATTAAGAGATATTCTTGGAATAAAAGAGGAGAAAAAAATTAATTTACGAGTGGCTAAAATTAATTTTAGAAATCCAAGTAATCTTTATGTTAGATTTTATATAAATCAGGGTAAAAAAGATGGAATTAAAAAAAATATGATAGTTCTATCGGGAGAAACTCTAATAGGGAAAATAGGTAGAGTGTATGATGATTATTCAATAGTAGATATGGTCACTTCAGAAAATTTTAATGTAAGTGCTATGACAGAAAGCCAAATGTTAGGAATAATCAAAGGTAGTGATGAAGATGATGGAACATTGTATTTTGAAGCAAATACTTTCCAAAATAGTATAGTTGTAGGAGAAAAAGTATATACCTCTGGAATTAGTGAGATTTATCCAAAAGGTTTATATATAGGAAAGGTATCAGAGATAGATAATAGTGATGGAGAGATATTTAGAAGTATAAAGGTAAAAAATGATGTTGATATTCTAAATATGACAGAAGTATTAATTTTGATGTTAGAAGATAAAAAAGAGGAGAAAAATGGTAAAATTTAA
- the recO gene encoding DNA repair protein RecO, producing MIKFINDNGIVINKRDFGEADRYVSVFTENFGKLVFLLKGIRKSKKRELSSVDILTLSKFTFYRKGENYTVSSFNEVDSYLEIKSDLDNLGIALYILAILNEILVENNRKKSLYNITIKTLNYLKESEDKRKNYILLGYYLYYLIKDEGLKIDIGEGNNFSYEKSKFLIENEKYSYKVSQEEKEIVELFITGKVRNIIEGSYLFENIKEVVVLFEKYINFHLGVQLKLKNYVMGVEND from the coding sequence ATGATTAAATTTATAAATGACAATGGTATAGTTATAAATAAGAGAGATTTTGGAGAAGCGGATAGATATGTAAGTGTATTTACCGAAAATTTTGGGAAATTAGTTTTTCTTTTAAAAGGAATTAGAAAAAGTAAGAAAAGAGAGTTAAGTTCAGTAGATATACTTACTCTTTCTAAATTTACATTTTATAGAAAAGGAGAAAATTATACAGTTTCTAGTTTTAATGAAGTAGATTCTTATTTAGAGATAAAGTCAGATTTAGATAATTTAGGAATTGCTTTATATATTCTTGCTATTTTAAATGAGATTTTAGTAGAAAATAATAGAAAAAAATCTTTGTATAATATTACAATAAAAACACTTAATTACTTAAAAGAGAGTGAAGATAAAAGAAAAAATTATATTTTATTAGGATATTATTTATACTATCTTATAAAAGATGAAGGATTAAAAATAGATATAGGAGAGGGAAATAATTTTTCCTATGAAAAATCAAAGTTTTTAATAGAAAATGAAAAATATAGTTATAAGGTATCACAAGAGGAGAAAGAAATCGTAGAGTTGTTTATTACTGGAAAAGTAAGAAATATAATAGAAGGTAGTTATTTATTTGAAAATATTAAAGAAGTAGTAGTTCTATTTGAAAAATATATAAATTTTCATTTAGGAGTACAACTAAAATTAAAAAATTATGTTATGGGGGTAGAGAATGATTAA
- a CDS encoding PTS sugar transporter subunit IIA, with translation MINIVKITDYMSEELISLNLKARTKDEVLLELSKLMEASPNISKEGNNIYKSLVEREKLGSTGIGKGVAIPHAKTEAAKSLTIAFGISKERVDFKSLDNENVNIFFVFASPNKDSQVYLKVLARISRLIREESFRQGLLDCKTPKEVIEYINKKESV, from the coding sequence ATGATTAATATAGTAAAAATAACTGATTATATGTCAGAAGAATTAATTTCTCTTAATCTAAAAGCAAGGACAAAGGATGAGGTATTATTGGAACTATCAAAGTTGATGGAAGCTTCACCTAATATTTCTAAGGAAGGTAACAACATATACAAATCTCTTGTGGAAAGAGAAAAATTAGGAAGTACAGGAATAGGAAAAGGAGTTGCTATTCCACATGCTAAGACAGAAGCAGCTAAAAGTTTAACAATAGCTTTTGGAATTAGTAAAGAAAGAGTAGATTTTAAATCTCTAGATAATGAAAATGTAAATATATTTTTTGTATTTGCTTCTCCAAATAAAGATAGTCAAGTGTATTTAAAAGTTTTAGCAAGAATATCACGTTTAATAAGAGAAGAGAGTTTTAGGCAAGGACTATTAGATTGTAAAACTCCTAAAGAAGTAATAGAGTATATAAATAAAAAAGAATCAGTGTAG
- the nrdR gene encoding transcriptional regulator NrdR, with product MRCPFCNSEDTKVVDSRSFMDGFSIKRRRECIKCEKRFTTYEKIEETPLYIVKKDNRREKFDRNKLLNGLIRATIKRNISREELDTFVLEIEKYIQNSLKNEISSRELGELVMERLLEMDEVAYVRFVSVYKEFDDIKSFIELVEKISNRKGE from the coding sequence ATGAGATGTCCATTTTGTAATTCAGAGGATACAAAAGTAGTAGACAGTCGTTCTTTTATGGATGGCTTCTCTATTAAAAGACGTCGTGAATGTATAAAGTGTGAAAAAAGATTTACTACTTATGAAAAAATAGAAGAAACTCCTTTATATATTGTAAAAAAAGACAATAGAAGAGAAAAATTTGATAGGAACAAACTTTTAAATGGTCTTATCAGAGCTACCATTAAAAGAAATATAAGTAGAGAAGAGTTAGATACTTTTGTTCTTGAGATAGAGAAATATATACAAAACTCTCTTAAAAATGAAATTAGTAGTAGAGAATTGGGGGAGTTGGTAATGGAGAGATTACTTGAAATGGACGAAGTAGCTTATGTTAGATTTGTTTCTGTATATAAGGAGTTTGATGATATAAAGTCTTTCATAGAGTTGGTAGAAAAAATTAGCAATAGGAAAGGTGAATAG
- the fmt gene encoding methionyl-tRNA formyltransferase codes for MRILFMGTPEFAVPSFDVLNSEYEIVGAFTKIDKPNMRGKKIKFTPVKEYALEHNIPVYQPNTLKSEETKNLIKELNPDLIVVVAYGKILPKEIIEMPKYGVINVHSSLLPKYRGAAPINAALIHGEEESGVSIMYIAEELDAGDVILTVKTKITDEDTFLTLHDRLKELGAKGLIEAVRLIEKGEAPRIPQNHSEATFVKPFSKDDCKINWSKTEREIFNFVRGMNPFPSAFTICEDKIFKIYGVKENFKTYESGVCGEVVDIKKGEGVIVKTGNGSVILTQVKPENKKLLNGADIINGGILKVGDILK; via the coding sequence ATGAGAATATTATTTATGGGAACTCCAGAGTTTGCAGTTCCATCTTTTGATGTATTAAATTCTGAATATGAGATAGTAGGAGCTTTTACAAAGATAGATAAACCCAATATGAGAGGGAAAAAAATAAAATTCACTCCAGTAAAAGAGTATGCATTAGAGCATAATATACCTGTATATCAACCTAATACATTAAAAAGTGAAGAAACTAAAAACTTAATAAAAGAATTAAATCCAGATTTAATAGTAGTAGTAGCTTATGGGAAAATTTTACCAAAAGAGATAATAGAGATGCCAAAATATGGAGTAATAAATGTACATTCATCTTTACTTCCAAAATATAGAGGAGCAGCTCCTATAAATGCAGCTCTTATACATGGAGAAGAAGAAAGTGGAGTAAGTATAATGTATATAGCAGAAGAGTTAGATGCAGGAGATGTGATACTTACTGTGAAAACAAAAATAACTGATGAAGATACTTTCTTAACTTTACATGATAGGTTAAAAGAGTTAGGAGCAAAGGGATTAATAGAAGCAGTAAGACTTATAGAAAAAGGCGAAGCTCCAAGAATACCTCAAAATCATTCAGAGGCCACATTTGTAAAGCCTTTTTCTAAAGATGATTGTAAAATTAATTGGAGTAAAACTGAAAGAGAAATTTTTAATTTTGTAAGAGGAATGAATCCTTTTCCAAGTGCTTTCACTATTTGTGAAGATAAGATTTTTAAAATTTATGGAGTGAAAGAAAATTTTAAAACTTATGAGAGTGGAGTGTGTGGAGAAGTAGTAGATATCAAAAAAGGTGAAGGAGTAATAGTAAAAACTGGAAATGGAAGTGTAATACTAACTCAAGTAAAACCAGAGAATAAAAAGCTTTTAAATGGAGCTGATATAATCAATGGTGGAATATTAAAAGTTGGAGATATCTTAAAATAA
- the folD gene encoding bifunctional methylenetetrahydrofolate dehydrogenase/methenyltetrahydrofolate cyclohydrolase FolD, which produces MRLDGKELSQKLKAQIKEETSQLKERIGKVPGLAIVLLGDNPASKIYVNSKIKGCSELGFESFAHFLPEDTSEEKVLELIENLNNDERVNGILVQLPLPKHIDEKKVIDKIALEKDVDGFKPENLGLLMLGDKNSMQPCTPAGIMEMLKAYSIDLIGKDVVVVGRSNIVGKPMANLMINAGATVTVCNSKTKDLKKKTSEADVVVMAIGQAKFLTEDMVKEGAIIVDVGINRTEEGLFGDVDYENVSKKSSYITPVPGGVGPMTVAMLFANTMRAFKNNNIK; this is translated from the coding sequence ATAAGATTAGATGGAAAAGAGCTATCTCAAAAACTAAAAGCTCAGATAAAAGAAGAAACTTCTCAATTAAAAGAGAGAATAGGTAAAGTGCCAGGACTAGCAATAGTTTTATTAGGAGATAATCCAGCTTCAAAAATCTACGTGAATTCTAAAATAAAAGGATGTAGTGAGTTAGGATTTGAAAGTTTTGCACATTTTTTACCAGAAGATACTAGTGAAGAAAAAGTTTTAGAGTTAATAGAGAATTTAAATAATGATGAAAGAGTAAATGGAATCTTAGTACAATTACCATTGCCAAAGCATATAGATGAGAAAAAAGTAATAGATAAGATAGCTTTAGAAAAAGATGTAGATGGTTTTAAACCAGAAAACTTAGGACTTTTAATGTTAGGAGATAAGAATTCTATGCAACCTTGTACTCCAGCTGGAATTATGGAGATGTTAAAAGCCTATTCAATAGATTTAATTGGAAAAGATGTAGTGGTAGTGGGAAGAAGTAATATTGTAGGAAAGCCTATGGCAAATCTTATGATAAATGCTGGAGCCACTGTTACTGTTTGTAATAGTAAGACTAAAGACTTAAAAAAGAAAACAAGTGAAGCTGATGTTGTAGTTATGGCAATAGGTCAAGCTAAATTTTTAACTGAAGATATGGTAAAAGAGGGAGCTATAATAGTAGATGTAGGTATAAATAGAACAGAGGAAGGGTTATTTGGGGATGTAGATTATGAAAATGTAAGTAAGAAATCTTCATATATTACTCCTGTACCTGGTGGAGTTGGACCTATGACAGTAGCTATGCTATTTGCTAATACTATGAGAGCTTTTAAAAATAATAATATAAAATAG
- a CDS encoding ACT domain-containing protein — translation MKKNEKREYYIVDKRILPNSIQSVIKVNDLVQHTKISKYEAIKKVGISRSTYYKYKDYIKPFFESGKDKVFSIHMSLVDKPRILASILNIIAGEDMNVLTIVQNIAVDGIAKSTISIQTTENMLRKIEGMLEKISEVDGVKDLRIIGSN, via the coding sequence ATGAAAAAAAATGAAAAAAGAGAGTATTATATAGTAGATAAAAGAATACTTCCAAATTCTATTCAAAGTGTAATCAAGGTAAATGATTTAGTACAACATACAAAAATCTCAAAATATGAGGCTATAAAAAAAGTTGGAATAAGTAGAAGTACATATTATAAATATAAAGATTACATAAAACCTTTCTTTGAGAGTGGAAAAGATAAGGTGTTTAGTATTCATATGTCTCTAGTAGATAAGCCAAGAATATTAGCAAGTATATTAAATATAATAGCTGGAGAGGATATGAATGTACTTACAATAGTACAAAATATAGCTGTAGATGGAATAGCAAAGTCTACTATTTCAATTCAAACTACTGAAAATATGCTAAGAAAAATAGAAGGAATGTTAGAAAAAATTTCAGAAGTAGATGGAGTAAAAGACTTAAGAATAATAGGAAGTAACTAA